The Mangifera indica cultivar Alphonso unplaced genomic scaffold, CATAS_Mindica_2.1 Un_0052, whole genome shotgun sequence genome includes a window with the following:
- the LOC123206868 gene encoding vacuolar protein sorting-associated protein 32 homolog 2-like, translating into MFNRLFGKPKQETNALTTLEKLNETLEMLEKKEKVLLKKASTEVERAKEYSKAKNKRAAIQCLKRKRLYEQQIEQLGNFQLRIHDQMILLEGAKATTETVDALRTGAAAMKAMQKATNIDDVDKTMDEINEQTENMKQIQEALSTPIGAAADFDEDELEAELEELEGAELEEQLLQPATTAPAAPVVAPAGRQQNRPAPQKRTAEEDELAALQAEMAL; encoded by the exons ATGTTTAATCGGCTTTTTGGGAAACCTAAACAGGAAACCAATGCTTTAACCACGCTTGAGAAGTTAAATGag ACTCTTGAAATGCTTGAGAAAAAGGAGAAAGTACTCCTGAAAAAAGCTTCTACCGAGGTTGAAAGGGCCAAGGAATACTCCAAAGCAAAGAACAAGAGAG CTGCTATACAATGTTTGAAGCGGAAGAGGCTGTATGAACAGCAGATAGAGCAGCTTGGGAATTTTCAATTGCGCATTCATGATCAG ATGATTTTGTTAGAGGGTGCTAAAGCCACAACTGAGACTGTAGATGCATTGAGGACAGGAGCAGCTGCAATGAAGGCAATGCAGAAAGCAAC GAATATCGATGATGTGGACAAGACCATGGATGAGATCAATGAGCAGACTGAGAACATGAAACAGATCCAGGAAGCATTGTCAACTCCTATTGGTGCAGCTGCAGATTTTGATGAG GATGAGTTGGAAGCAGAGCTTGAAGAACTGGAAGGTGCAGAGTTGGAAGAACAGCTCCTTCAGCCTGCAACCACAGCTCCAGCAGCTCCAGTGGTAGCTCCTGCTGGCAGGCAACAAAATCGCCCTGCTCCACAGAAGCGGACAGCTGAGGAAGATGAACTAGCTGCCTTACAAGCTGAGATGGCACTTTAA
- the LOC123206886 gene encoding IAA-amino acid hydrolase ILR1-like 4 isoform X2, whose translation MCSPKLETPFCLSSDDIAKLPVKFLDFAKKPEIFDWMVSIRRRLHENPELGFEEFETSKLIRAELDEIGIPYKYPVAVTGIVGYIGTGEPPFVAIRADMDALAMEEAVEWEHKSKVPGKMHACGHDAHVAMLLGAAKMLQEHRDELKGTVVLIFQPAEEGLGGAKQMLDAGVLENVDAIFGLHVSSKFPIGMVASRPGPILAGSGFFEAIISGKGGHAAIPQHTIDPILAASNVIVSLQHLISRETDPLDSQVVTVAKFQGGGAFNVIPDSVTIGGTFRAFSKESFLQLKERIEEVIMKQASVQRCNATVNFNANNHIIYPVTVNNEDLHEYFLSVAGDMLGLQNIKEMQPLMGSEDFSFFAEAVPGYFFYLGMVDKTKGKFEPGHSRYFRINEDAFTYGAALHASLASRYLLENQPKSLSPKGSLHDEL comes from the exons ATGTGTTCCCCAAAGTTAGAAACACCATTCTGCCTCT CCTCAGATGACATCGCTAAATTGCCTGTCAAATTCCTAGACTTTGCCAAGAAACCTGAGATTTTTGATTGGATGGTGAGCATTAGAAGGAGACTGCATGAGAATCCTGAACTTGGATTTGAGGAATTTGAGACTAGTAAACTTATAAGAGCTGAGCTTGACGAGATTGGCATCCCATATAAATACCCAGTTGCTGTAACCGGTATTGTTGGTTATATTGGGACTGGTGAACCGCCCTTCGTTGCAATCAGAGCTGATATGGATGCTCTAGCTATGGAG GAAGCTGTAGAGTGGGAGCACAAGAGTAAAGTTCCTGGTAAGATGCATGCTTGTGGGCATGATGCTCATGTTGCTATGCTTCTTGGTGCTGCAAAGATGCTTCAAGAGCATCGCGATGAATTGAAG GGAACAGTTGTGCTAATTTTCCAACCAGCCGAGGAGGGATTAGGTGGAGCAAAGCAAATGTTAGATGCTGGAGTGCTGGAGAACGTTGATGCCATCTTTGGGCTTCATGTCTCTTCGAAATTCCCAATTGGCATGGTAGCCTCCAGGCCTGGCCCTATTTTGGCTGGAAGTGGTTTCTTTGAGGCAATAATCAGTGGAAAAGGAGGGCATGCTGCCATTCCTCAGCATACAATAGATCCAATCTTGGCAGCTTCTAATGTCATTGTTAGTTTACAACATCTAATTTCACGTGAAACTGATCCCTTGGATTCACAG GTGGTTACAGTAGCAAAGTTCCAAGGAGGTGGTGCCTTCAATGTTATTCCTGATTCTGTTACAATCGGTGGCACATTCAGGGCATTTTCAAAAGAAAGCTTTCTTCAACTTAAGGAAAGGATTGAAGAG GTTATCATGAAACAAGCTAGTGTGCAGAGGTGCAACGCCACTGTCAACTTTAATGcaaataatcatatcatttaCCCAGTGACCGTAAATAATGAAGACTTGCATGAGTACTTCCTAAGTGTTGCAGGGGACATGCTGGGTCTTCAGAACATCAAAGAAATGCAACCCTTGATGGGTTCGGAAGACTTTTCATTTTTTGCAGAGGCAGTTCCAGGATACTTCTTCTACCTTGGCATGGTCGACAAGACGAAAGGGAAGTTTGAACCAGGCCATTCACGTTACTTCAGGATCAACGAAGATGCATTCACATACGGAGCTGCCCTACATGCATCATTGGCTTCAAGGTACCTCCTGGAAAATCAACCCAAGTCTCTCTCACCGAAGGGAAGCCTGCATGATGAATTGTAA
- the LOC123206886 gene encoding IAA-amino acid hydrolase ILR1-like 4 isoform X1, protein MAFSNFLSFFFTLYLFMPTPTSSAFSLASDDIAKLPVKFLDFAKKPEIFDWMVSIRRRLHENPELGFEEFETSKLIRAELDEIGIPYKYPVAVTGIVGYIGTGEPPFVAIRADMDALAMEEAVEWEHKSKVPGKMHACGHDAHVAMLLGAAKMLQEHRDELKGTVVLIFQPAEEGLGGAKQMLDAGVLENVDAIFGLHVSSKFPIGMVASRPGPILAGSGFFEAIISGKGGHAAIPQHTIDPILAASNVIVSLQHLISRETDPLDSQVVTVAKFQGGGAFNVIPDSVTIGGTFRAFSKESFLQLKERIEEVIMKQASVQRCNATVNFNANNHIIYPVTVNNEDLHEYFLSVAGDMLGLQNIKEMQPLMGSEDFSFFAEAVPGYFFYLGMVDKTKGKFEPGHSRYFRINEDAFTYGAALHASLASRYLLENQPKSLSPKGSLHDEL, encoded by the exons ATGGCTTTCTCCAATTtcctatctttctttttcactctTTACTTGTTTATGCCAACACCCACTTCCTCCGCTTTTTCTTTAGCCTCAGATGACATCGCTAAATTGCCTGTCAAATTCCTAGACTTTGCCAAGAAACCTGAGATTTTTGATTGGATGGTGAGCATTAGAAGGAGACTGCATGAGAATCCTGAACTTGGATTTGAGGAATTTGAGACTAGTAAACTTATAAGAGCTGAGCTTGACGAGATTGGCATCCCATATAAATACCCAGTTGCTGTAACCGGTATTGTTGGTTATATTGGGACTGGTGAACCGCCCTTCGTTGCAATCAGAGCTGATATGGATGCTCTAGCTATGGAG GAAGCTGTAGAGTGGGAGCACAAGAGTAAAGTTCCTGGTAAGATGCATGCTTGTGGGCATGATGCTCATGTTGCTATGCTTCTTGGTGCTGCAAAGATGCTTCAAGAGCATCGCGATGAATTGAAG GGAACAGTTGTGCTAATTTTCCAACCAGCCGAGGAGGGATTAGGTGGAGCAAAGCAAATGTTAGATGCTGGAGTGCTGGAGAACGTTGATGCCATCTTTGGGCTTCATGTCTCTTCGAAATTCCCAATTGGCATGGTAGCCTCCAGGCCTGGCCCTATTTTGGCTGGAAGTGGTTTCTTTGAGGCAATAATCAGTGGAAAAGGAGGGCATGCTGCCATTCCTCAGCATACAATAGATCCAATCTTGGCAGCTTCTAATGTCATTGTTAGTTTACAACATCTAATTTCACGTGAAACTGATCCCTTGGATTCACAG GTGGTTACAGTAGCAAAGTTCCAAGGAGGTGGTGCCTTCAATGTTATTCCTGATTCTGTTACAATCGGTGGCACATTCAGGGCATTTTCAAAAGAAAGCTTTCTTCAACTTAAGGAAAGGATTGAAGAG GTTATCATGAAACAAGCTAGTGTGCAGAGGTGCAACGCCACTGTCAACTTTAATGcaaataatcatatcatttaCCCAGTGACCGTAAATAATGAAGACTTGCATGAGTACTTCCTAAGTGTTGCAGGGGACATGCTGGGTCTTCAGAACATCAAAGAAATGCAACCCTTGATGGGTTCGGAAGACTTTTCATTTTTTGCAGAGGCAGTTCCAGGATACTTCTTCTACCTTGGCATGGTCGACAAGACGAAAGGGAAGTTTGAACCAGGCCATTCACGTTACTTCAGGATCAACGAAGATGCATTCACATACGGAGCTGCCCTACATGCATCATTGGCTTCAAGGTACCTCCTGGAAAATCAACCCAAGTCTCTCTCACCGAAGGGAAGCCTGCATGATGAATTGTAA